A single region of the Persephonella sp. genome encodes:
- a CDS encoding tetratricopeptide repeat protein, producing the protein MASLEVLQLLEKAKLAYDSENYEMAQVYLDDALLQAPDMPEVHFWRGKVATTDLNDEVIETAIGDFTQAIELKPDYWEAYFERGKVYLYFDRLDEAEEDFLKVAQLNPNFKEVYSYLAQIEIQRGNDQKAMEYLNKVTTGGDYKYYYNLGKIFLNAKSYEAAIENLSKALEDNKYLVDGYYLRAKAYEAIGKYDEAIEDLKKAATLTPEEKKYFTDMAKIYFKKAMKAADEGDIRTAADYFIEGLKINYHLKIEPEYEKVLEDAAKDAMSKGEYQKAIQYLEFAERVVDNRCVDEQLPFEECIQLKNNVQALMKEAEKGLPLKERILKKLNDIYAK; encoded by the coding sequence ATGGCATCTTTAGAAGTTCTTCAACTACTTGAAAAAGCAAAACTTGCTTACGACAGTGAAAATTATGAAATGGCACAGGTTTATCTGGATGATGCACTGTTGCAGGCACCGGATATGCCTGAGGTTCATTTTTGGAGGGGAAAAGTAGCTACAACTGACCTTAATGATGAAGTAATTGAAACAGCAATAGGAGATTTTACACAGGCTATTGAATTAAAGCCTGATTACTGGGAAGCCTATTTTGAAAGGGGTAAGGTTTATCTCTATTTTGATAGACTTGATGAGGCAGAAGAAGATTTTCTTAAAGTTGCCCAGCTAAACCCTAATTTCAAGGAAGTTTATTCATATCTCGCTCAGATAGAGATACAGAGGGGCAATGACCAGAAGGCTATGGAATATCTGAACAAGGTAACAACAGGTGGAGATTACAAGTATTACTACAACCTTGGAAAGATATTCCTGAATGCAAAAAGCTATGAAGCCGCAATTGAGAATCTCTCAAAAGCCCTTGAAGATAACAAATATCTGGTTGATGGATACTATCTCAGGGCAAAGGCCTATGAAGCTATCGGCAAGTATGATGAAGCAATAGAAGACCTGAAAAAAGCAGCCACCCTTACCCCTGAAGAGAAAAAATATTTTACAGATATGGCAAAGATATATTTCAAAAAAGCTATGAAAGCTGCAGATGAAGGAGATATAAGAACCGCTGCAGATTACTTTATAGAGGGTCTTAAGATAAACTACCACCTTAAGATTGAACCCGAATATGAAAAAGTTCTTGAAGATGCTGCTAAAGATGCCATGTCAAAAGGAGAATATCAAAAAGCCATACAATATCTGGAGTTTGCAGAAAGGGTTGTTGATAATAGATGTGTTGATGAACAACTTCCTTTTGAGGAATGTATCCAGCTGAAAAATAATGTTCAGGCATTAATGAAAGAAGCAGAAAAAGGACTTCCCCTTAAAGAAAGAATTCTTAAAAAACTAAATGACATCTATGCCAAATAG
- a CDS encoding translocation/assembly module TamB domain-containing protein: protein MKKDIITILVVFAIIISIFSLIGLTISFFWKKRTVIAKHYGIQLEDDCSLYFGELHCSYIKAKAENKFNVSIKNLDAYFNLLNLIRKKPFIELYVKNADISTIVQKKGKKTRKIKTNPFKYIFFTLYFIKSDIDNLNLKIQFPNKKNLKIKDFSLENSFNEFSTKKPFFVIFDGLTAKFEEISGSIDPESISVNRGIAYIDKGKFIFNGNFNYKGDYDFSGNYKGKELVLQNLSLKGCNISFNLSQQGTKKTGNLNFSFDWIAYKKSSIDNIKGKLNYAGEERLKGKLLLTAANLISGNLKATTISLSQNFDYLLKSHVFVSSGNGYIKSIQIKNFLIPEIKSVLKLSLKNRKIHITGNASSKNLKLSFDYKNNRIKLSLNKTKLSELYAFLGKQIPVESLITGNIQVNLKNNLTTVNLNLDSPNIYGIQYDKGSIYSEIKNKSLSGIYTLKLEKQDGFAFLNGSFNKNYLEGDFSFENLNLYQLTFGERFKFGGILDGNGHYAGALPDISINLSGIAQEFYYDKIKLNQVSYLINYSQQERKLDVSFSKDNQLDGKLNIAFLPFQLDLEIKANNADLKPINPFLTEKIPVLFSNIKPEQISGNLLFSIVDKKWQLEYNFLDGQVFIPATESRLHFSSKGKLSPSDIKIQALIHGKNVKLREYTVQSIKGLFHLKNKNGFLNLQAKGLSDFNKSILNANTRFNLKSQTINGKASLLLEKNGFKNNLNIIFAGNLKEIKGKLTEEGKQGKSVSIKTTVNFKLKKDKQFVNLNISSDKFAIMLPEDLNIYLMNLKGSLIVPVKNPKQFEGKLNLQKFAISQKYLYFFDSSAVNMSIKNGVITAQPISFAGIIKGKINKFIFKPLDSYMEINSEGTINRDFLSVFLKYVNTSGDLQYSFDFSGKLQNFVKNAKIKIYSKDLGVKTAYTIGILRVKDALLSMENGKIKISISGKSPNVSLGESFFDINGNGYLPKNVFRVNINSQFLPVKYMNIISGNVNTALKIKSFMKNKDTYYKVSGKITATGRVKLEKDMQDRFKKEETPESQQKNFLKKILLNIGLESYIPVYIYGSWGKAYGEFKLKLTGTAAKPVINGNLSIIYGEIFFMRNKYNIDFANIKFINSEPYISARISTSIAETFIFIDVTGSLYQPKINFSSSPPKSKDEILSILLLRDTPSALENMPIFQTIGKIIYALLPFKSKNQRGLFNTGFEINILPQYSPSTGISASIFAKRNITRRIFVALSKPLGEIEEEKMVGWYSFGFRIRERSSFQYKWFETGNQEFDIVFNFPFDF from the coding sequence ATGAAAAAAGATATAATCACCATACTTGTTGTTTTTGCCATAATAATTTCCATTTTTTCATTGATAGGTCTGACAATTTCATTTTTCTGGAAAAAGAGAACAGTAATAGCAAAACATTACGGTATTCAACTTGAGGATGATTGTAGCCTATATTTTGGGGAACTTCATTGCAGCTATATAAAAGCAAAGGCAGAAAATAAGTTTAATGTATCAATAAAAAATCTTGATGCATATTTTAATCTACTAAATCTGATACGAAAGAAGCCATTTATTGAACTTTATGTAAAAAATGCAGATATTTCAACTATTGTCCAAAAAAAAGGCAAGAAAACCCGGAAAATCAAAACAAATCCTTTTAAATATATATTTTTTACCTTGTATTTTATAAAATCAGATATAGACAATCTAAATCTAAAAATTCAGTTTCCAAATAAAAAAAACCTGAAAATTAAGGATTTTTCACTGGAGAATAGTTTTAATGAATTTTCAACAAAAAAACCATTTTTTGTAATATTTGACGGTCTGACTGCAAAATTTGAGGAGATTTCAGGTTCCATAGACCCTGAAAGTATTTCTGTAAACAGGGGCATTGCCTATATAGACAAAGGTAAATTCATTTTTAATGGAAATTTTAATTATAAAGGGGATTATGATTTTAGCGGCAACTACAAAGGTAAAGAACTTGTCTTACAAAACCTCAGTCTGAAGGGCTGTAATATATCCTTTAATCTAAGTCAGCAGGGAACCAAAAAAACAGGAAACCTAAATTTTTCATTTGACTGGATTGCTTACAAAAAAAGCAGTATAGATAACATAAAAGGTAAGCTAAACTATGCCGGTGAAGAAAGATTAAAAGGGAAACTCCTTTTAACCGCTGCAAATCTAATTAGCGGTAATCTAAAAGCTACAACTATATCATTATCCCAAAATTTTGATTATCTGCTGAAAAGCCATGTTTTTGTTTCTTCAGGAAATGGATACATAAAAAGCATTCAAATAAAGAATTTTTTAATTCCTGAAATAAAATCCGTCCTTAAACTCTCTCTGAAAAACAGAAAAATCCATATAACTGGAAATGCTTCTTCCAAAAACCTGAAGTTATCCTTTGACTACAAAAACAACCGTATTAAACTCTCCCTGAATAAAACGAAACTTTCCGAACTTTATGCCTTTTTAGGAAAACAGATACCTGTAGAATCCCTTATAACCGGAAATATTCAGGTTAATCTAAAAAATAACCTGACCACAGTTAATTTGAATCTTGATTCTCCTAATATCTATGGAATTCAGTATGACAAAGGCAGCATATACTCTGAAATAAAAAACAAATCCCTTTCAGGCATATACACCCTGAAACTTGAAAAACAGGATGGTTTTGCTTTTCTCAACGGTAGCTTTAACAAAAACTATCTGGAGGGGGATTTTTCATTTGAAAATCTAAATCTATATCAGCTAACCTTCGGTGAAAGATTTAAATTCGGTGGTATTCTTGATGGGAATGGACATTATGCAGGAGCTCTACCTGACATAAGTATAAACCTTTCAGGAATAGCTCAAGAATTTTATTATGACAAAATTAAACTAAATCAGGTTTCTTATCTGATTAACTACTCTCAGCAGGAAAGGAAACTTGATGTTTCATTTAGCAAAGATAATCAGCTTGATGGAAAACTGAATATTGCATTTTTGCCATTCCAGTTAGACCTTGAAATAAAAGCAAATAATGCGGACTTAAAACCAATAAATCCTTTCCTTACAGAAAAGATTCCCGTCCTATTCTCAAACATAAAACCTGAACAGATATCCGGTAATCTACTTTTCTCAATTGTGGATAAAAAATGGCAGCTTGAATATAACTTTTTAGATGGTCAGGTTTTTATCCCGGCAACTGAAAGCCGTCTTCATTTTAGTTCAAAAGGAAAATTATCCCCATCTGATATAAAAATACAGGCCTTAATACATGGCAAAAATGTAAAACTCAGGGAATACACTGTCCAATCTATAAAAGGGCTGTTCCATTTAAAAAACAAAAATGGATTTTTAAATCTTCAAGCTAAGGGATTATCTGATTTTAATAAAAGTATTCTAAATGCAAACACCAGGTTTAACCTTAAATCCCAGACAATAAACGGTAAAGCTTCTTTACTTCTTGAAAAAAATGGATTTAAAAATAACCTAAATATTATTTTTGCAGGAAATCTAAAGGAAATAAAAGGAAAACTAACAGAAGAAGGTAAGCAAGGTAAAAGCGTATCTATAAAAACCACCGTTAATTTTAAACTGAAAAAAGACAAACAGTTTGTAAATCTGAATATCTCTTCTGATAAATTTGCCATAATGCTACCGGAAGACCTTAATATTTATTTGATGAATCTTAAAGGAAGCTTAATTGTCCCTGTTAAAAATCCAAAACAGTTTGAAGGCAAGCTAAATCTCCAGAAATTTGCTATATCTCAGAAATACCTTTATTTCTTTGATTCCTCTGCAGTTAATATGTCAATAAAAAATGGGGTTATCACAGCACAGCCTATCAGCTTTGCAGGAATCATAAAAGGAAAAATAAACAAATTTATTTTCAAGCCCCTTGACAGCTATATGGAAATAAACTCAGAAGGCACTATAAACAGAGATTTTCTTTCTGTTTTTCTAAAATATGTAAATACCTCTGGAGACTTGCAATACAGTTTTGATTTTTCAGGAAAGCTCCAAAACTTTGTTAAAAATGCAAAAATCAAAATATACTCTAAAGACTTAGGGGTAAAAACCGCATACACAATAGGAATTCTTAGAGTAAAAGATGCATTGTTATCAATGGAGAATGGAAAAATAAAAATATCCATTTCAGGTAAAAGTCCAAATGTTTCCCTTGGGGAAAGTTTTTTTGATATCAATGGAAATGGTTATCTACCTAAGAATGTATTCAGGGTTAATATAAACTCCCAGTTTTTACCTGTTAAATATATGAACATAATTTCCGGAAATGTAAATACAGCCTTAAAAATAAAATCTTTTATGAAAAATAAAGATACCTATTACAAAGTATCAGGGAAAATTACGGCTACAGGAAGAGTTAAACTGGAAAAAGATATGCAAGACCGGTTCAAAAAAGAGGAAACACCGGAAAGCCAGCAAAAAAATTTCCTGAAAAAAATTCTCCTTAATATAGGTTTAGAAAGCTATATACCGGTCTATATATACGGAAGCTGGGGAAAAGCATACGGCGAATTTAAACTTAAACTGACGGGAACAGCTGCAAAGCCTGTTATAAATGGTAATCTGAGTATAATCTACGGCGAAATCTTCTTTATGAGAAATAAATACAATATAGATTTCGCCAATATCAAATTTATAAACAGTGAACCTTATATATCTGCAAGAATTTCAACATCCATAGCAGAAACATTTATATTTATAGATGTTACAGGTTCCCTGTATCAGCCTAAGATTAATTTCTCATCCAGTCCTCCAAAATCAAAGGATGAGATACTGTCCATACTACTATTAAGGGATACTCCATCTGCACTTGAAAATATGCCTATATTCCAGACTATTGGAAAAATCATATATGCCCTGCTGCCGTTCAAATCTAAAAACCAGCGGGGGCTGTTTAATACCGGATTTGAGATAAACATACTTCCCCAGTATTCGCCTTCTACCGGTATATCTGCATCTATATTTGCCAAAAGGAATATAACAAGGAGAATATTTGTTGCCCTTTCAAAGCCTCTGGGGGAAATAGAAGAAGAAAAAATGGTTGGATGGTATAGCTTCGGATTTAGAATAAGGGAAAGGTCTTCATTCCAGTATAAATGGTTTGAAACTGGTAATCAGGAATTTGATATAGTTTTCAACTTCCCCTTTGATTTTTGA
- a CDS encoding aminodeoxychorismate/anthranilate synthase component II, producing the protein MKIFMIDNYDSFTYNIVQYFYELGADVLVKRNDEINIDYIKSFDDIDAIVISPGPCTPNEAGISVQVIKEFKGIYPILGVCLGHQSIGAAFGAKIVKAKCLMHGKTSDIYHTGEGLFEGIPSPFKAVRYHSLVIDKETLPEDIKITAWTKEDDEIMAIEHTKYPIWGVQFHPESILTEYGKKLLKNFMELSQKSKGKLKTISNS; encoded by the coding sequence TTTATGATAGATAATTACGACTCATTTACATATAACATAGTTCAATATTTTTATGAGCTTGGGGCAGATGTTTTAGTTAAAAGAAATGATGAAATTAATATTGACTATATAAAATCCTTTGATGATATTGATGCTATTGTTATATCACCGGGACCTTGCACACCTAATGAAGCAGGTATTTCTGTTCAGGTTATAAAGGAGTTTAAAGGTATTTACCCGATTTTAGGTGTATGTCTTGGTCATCAGTCTATCGGAGCAGCTTTTGGGGCAAAGATAGTAAAGGCAAAATGCCTTATGCATGGGAAAACTTCGGATATTTACCATACAGGAGAAGGATTGTTTGAAGGAATACCATCTCCATTTAAAGCAGTTAGATATCATTCCCTTGTTATAGATAAAGAAACGCTACCGGAAGACATTAAAATAACTGCATGGACTAAAGAAGATGATGAAATAATGGCCATAGAGCATACAAAATATCCAATCTGGGGTGTCCAGTTTCATCCGGAATCTATTCTTACAGAATACGGAAAAAAACTACTTAAAAACTTTATGGAGCTTTCTCAAAAATCAAAGGGGAAGTTGAAAACTATATCAAATTCCTGA